A window of Enoplosus armatus isolate fEnoArm2 chromosome 3, fEnoArm2.hap1, whole genome shotgun sequence contains these coding sequences:
- the wdr1 gene encoding WD repeat-containing protein 1 has translation MSCELRHVFASLPQMERGVAKVIGGDPKGNNFLYTNGKCVIIRNIENPAIADIYTEHAHQVTVAKYAPSGFYIASGDATGKIRIWDTTQKEHLLKYEYTPISGKVKDIAWTEDSKRIAVVGDGREKFGSVFLWDTGSTVGELSGHCKLINSVDIKQTRPYRLATASDDTSVTFFEGPPFKFKFTLHEHSQFVNCVRFSPDGSRFVTASADGQIHMYDGKEGNHVSTLGGEKAHKGGIYALSWSPDSSQLISASGDKTVKLWDVGTGTAVTTFNMGTDVTDQQLGCLWQKDHLLSISLSGYINYLDKNNPDRPIRTIKGHSKSIQCVTVHKSEGRPYIYSGSHDGHINYWDAETGENNCFSGKGHSNQVSKLVTNEANELVTCSMDDTVRYTSIDKKEYSASDVVKMDFQPKSVSAAAAGGLSLAVCIGQVVLLKDKKKVFTLDNLGYEPEVGVIHPGGTTAAVGGADGKIHLYSIQGNTLKDEGQTMEAKGAITDMAYSNDGAYLAVIDERKLATVYNVADGYSVKNEFYGHHAKPVTLAWSPDNEHFATGGMDMLVYIWTVGDSDNRIKLPDTHRLHHVSGLAWVDEHTLVTTSHDATIKQWTIAF, from the exons ATGTCGTGTGAACTGA GACATGTATTCGCCAGTCTCCCACAGATGGAGAGGGGAGTTGCAAAAGTGATTGGCGGCGATCCCAAAGGCAACAACTTCCTGTATACCAATGGGAAGTGTGTCATCATCAGGAACATTGAA AACCCGGCTATAGCAGACATTTACACCGAACATGCCCATCAAGTTACTGTTGCCAAGTATGCCCCAAGTGGATTCTACATTGCGTCTGGAG ATGCAACAGGAAAGATCCGTATCTGGGACACCACTCAGAAGGAGCACCTGCTCAAGTACGAGTACACCCCTATTTCAGGCAAGGTCAAGGACATTGCATGGACAGAGGATAGCAAGAGGATTGCTGTTGTTGGGGATGGACGAGAGAA GTTTGGGTCAGTGTTCCTGTGGGACACTGGGTCCACAGTGGGGGAACTTTCCGGCCACTGCAAATTAATCAACAGTGTAGACATAAAGCAGACACGACCTTACCGTCTTGCTACTGCCAGTGATGACACCAGTGTGACCTTCTTTGAAGGGCCCCccttcaagttcaagttcacaTTACAC GAGCACAGCCAGTTTGTCAACTGTGTTCGTTTCTCTCCTGATGGAAGTCGGTTTGTCACAGCTAGTGCTGATGGCCAG ATACACATGTATGATGGAAAGGAAGGTAACCATGTCAGCACACTGGGTGGAGAGAAGGCTCACAAAGGAGGAATCTATGCT CTCAGCTGGAGCCCTGACAGCTCCCAACTGATCTCTGCCTCAGGGGACAAGACCGTGAAACTCTGGGATGTTGGTACAGGTACGGCCGTCACCACCTTCAACATGGGCACTGATGTGACAGACCAGCAGCTGGGCTGCCTGTGGCAGAAAGACCACCTCCTCAGCATCTCCTTGTCAGGATACATCAACTATCTGGATAAGAACAACCCTGACCGGCCCATACGCACGATCAAG GGTCACAGCAAATCCATCCAGTGTGTGACGGTTCACAAAAGTGAAGGGCGACCATACATCTACTCTGGGAGCCACGATGGACACATCAAT TACTGGGATGCCGAAACTGGGGAGAACAACTGTTTCTCTGGGAAGGGCCACAGCAACCAGGTGAGCAAGTTGGTGACTAATGAAGCCAATGAGCTGGTGACGTGCAGCATGGACGATACAGTGCGCTACACCAGCATCGACAAGAAGGAGTACAG CGCCTCTGACGTGGTGAAGATGGATTTCCAGCCTAAaagtgtgtcagcagcagcagcaggagggctGTCGCTGGCTGTGTGCATTGGGCAG GTTGTCTTGCTGAAGGATAAGAAGAAAGTCTTCACATTGGACAATCTGGGCTATGAACCAGAGGTCGGGGTTATTCACCCTGGTGGCACCACTGCTGCGGTGGGGGGAGCA gatggGAAAATCCATCTGTACTCCATTCAGGGCAACACTCTGAAGGATGAGGGTCAAACTATGGAGGCTAAAGGGGCGATCACAGACATGGCATACTCTAATGATGGAGCCTATCTGGCTGTGATAGATGAGAGGAAACTTGCCACAGTTTATAACGTGGCTGATGGCTACTCG GTCAAAAATGAGTTTTACGGACACCACGCCAAACCAGTGACTTTGGCCTGGTCACCTGATAATGAGCACTTTGCAACTGGTGGGATGGACATGTTGGTGTATATCTGGACGGTTGGTGATTCAGACAACAGGATTAAGCTCCCAG
- the idh3b gene encoding isocitrate dehydrogenase [NAD] subunit beta, mitochondrial isoform X1 — protein sequence MAAALRGSLVTLVKGLSGPRWQQLVSRPLSVSAGLCCPEPPPARADATFKVTMVPGDGVGPELMTAVKEVFKAGDVPVEFEEFHLSEVQNMASEEKLDQVLTSMKNNKVAMKGKIHTPMEFKGELASYEMRLRRKLDLFANVVHVNSLPGYSTRHNNLDLVIIREQTEGEYSSLEHESVTGVIECLKIITRDKSRRIAKFAFDYATKKGRNKVTAVHKANIMKLGDGLFLQSCAEVAQLYPKIKYENIIIDNCCMQLVQNPYQFDVLVMPNLYGNIIDNLAAGLVGGAGVVPGESYSAEYAVFETGARHPFAQAVGRNIANPTAMLLSAANMLRHLNLEYHSQMVSDAVKRVIKQGKVRTRDLGGYSTTGDFVHAVVENLRHRPVY from the exons ATGGCGGCCGCCTTGAGAGGAAGCTTAGTAACATTGGTCAAG GGCCTGAGTGGCCCCCGGTGGCAGCAGCTAGTCTCTCGACCACTGAGTGTGTCTGCTGGTCTCTGTTGCCCAGAACCCCCGCCGGCCCGCGCTGATGCTACCTTCAAGGTCACCATGGTGCCAGGGGATGGAGTGGGACCTGAGCTGATGACTGCTGTCAAGGAAGTGTTCAAG GCAGGAGATGTCCCTGTAGAATTTGAGGAGTTTCACCTGAGCGAGGTACAGAACATGGCGAGTGAGGAAAAGCTGGACCAAGTGTTAACCTCTATGAAGAACAACAAAGTGGCTATGAAGG GAAAGATTCACACACCCATGGAGTTCAAAGGGGAGCTGGCTTCATATGAGATGAGACTGAG GCGTAAACTGGACCTGTTTGCTAACGTGGTTCACGTGAACAGCCTGCCGGGCTACAGCACTCGCCACAACAATCTGGACCTGGTCATCATCCGCGAACAGACCGAGGGGGAGTACAGCTCCCTGGAGCACGAG AGTGTGACAGGTGTGATCGAATGTTTGAAAATCATCACCAGAGATAAGTCACGGCGCATCGCTAAGTTCGCCTTCGATTACGCCACCAAGAAAGGGCGAAACAAGGTCACCGCTGTCCACAAGGCCAACATCAT GAAATTAGGTGATGGCCTGTTTCTGCAGAGCTGTGCGGAGGTGGCACAGCTGTACCCCAAAATCAAATATGAGAACATAATCATTGATAACTGTTGCATGCAG ctggtcCAGAACCCATACCAGTTTGACGTGCTGGTGATGCCCAACCTGTACGGTAACATTATTGACAACCTGGCAGCAGGGCTGGTTGGAGGAGCAGGAGTTGTTCCTGGGGAGAGCTACAGTGCAGAGTATGCTGTGTTTGAGACT ggtGCTCGCCACCCCTTTGCACAAGCTGTCGGAAGGAACATTGCCAACCCCACCGCTATGCTGCTCAGTGCCGCTAACATGCTCAGGCACCTCAA CCTGGAATATCACTCCCAAATGGTGTCAGATGCTGTCAAGAGGGTCATCAAACAGGGCAAG GTACGGACACGAGACCTTGGCGGGTACTCCACCACTGGCGACTTTGTGCATGCTGTTGTGGAAAACCTGCGTCACCGACCTGTTTACTAA
- the idh3b gene encoding isocitrate dehydrogenase [NAD] subunit beta, mitochondrial isoform X2: protein MAAALRGSLVTLVKGLSGPRWQQLVSRPLSVSAGLCCPEPPPARADATFKVTMVPGDGVGPELMTAVKEVFKAGDVPVEFEEFHLSEVQNMASEEKLDQVLTSMKNNKVAMKGKIHTPMEFKGELASYEMRLRRKLDLFANVVHVNSLPGYSTRHNNLDLVIIREQTEGEYSSLEHESVTGVIECLKIITRDKSRRIAKFAFDYATKKGRNKVTAVHKANIMKLGDGLFLQSCAEVAQLYPKIKYENIIIDNCCMQLVQNPYQFDVLVMPNLYGNIIDNLAAGLVGGAGVVPGESYSAEYAVFETGARHPFAQAVGRNIANPTAMLLSAANMLRHLNLEYHSQMVSDAVKRVIKQGKVRTGDLGGYATSDEFTRAVIANLAV from the exons ATGGCGGCCGCCTTGAGAGGAAGCTTAGTAACATTGGTCAAG GGCCTGAGTGGCCCCCGGTGGCAGCAGCTAGTCTCTCGACCACTGAGTGTGTCTGCTGGTCTCTGTTGCCCAGAACCCCCGCCGGCCCGCGCTGATGCTACCTTCAAGGTCACCATGGTGCCAGGGGATGGAGTGGGACCTGAGCTGATGACTGCTGTCAAGGAAGTGTTCAAG GCAGGAGATGTCCCTGTAGAATTTGAGGAGTTTCACCTGAGCGAGGTACAGAACATGGCGAGTGAGGAAAAGCTGGACCAAGTGTTAACCTCTATGAAGAACAACAAAGTGGCTATGAAGG GAAAGATTCACACACCCATGGAGTTCAAAGGGGAGCTGGCTTCATATGAGATGAGACTGAG GCGTAAACTGGACCTGTTTGCTAACGTGGTTCACGTGAACAGCCTGCCGGGCTACAGCACTCGCCACAACAATCTGGACCTGGTCATCATCCGCGAACAGACCGAGGGGGAGTACAGCTCCCTGGAGCACGAG AGTGTGACAGGTGTGATCGAATGTTTGAAAATCATCACCAGAGATAAGTCACGGCGCATCGCTAAGTTCGCCTTCGATTACGCCACCAAGAAAGGGCGAAACAAGGTCACCGCTGTCCACAAGGCCAACATCAT GAAATTAGGTGATGGCCTGTTTCTGCAGAGCTGTGCGGAGGTGGCACAGCTGTACCCCAAAATCAAATATGAGAACATAATCATTGATAACTGTTGCATGCAG ctggtcCAGAACCCATACCAGTTTGACGTGCTGGTGATGCCCAACCTGTACGGTAACATTATTGACAACCTGGCAGCAGGGCTGGTTGGAGGAGCAGGAGTTGTTCCTGGGGAGAGCTACAGTGCAGAGTATGCTGTGTTTGAGACT ggtGCTCGCCACCCCTTTGCACAAGCTGTCGGAAGGAACATTGCCAACCCCACCGCTATGCTGCTCAGTGCCGCTAACATGCTCAGGCACCTCAA CCTGGAATATCACTCCCAAATGGTGTCAGATGCTGTCAAGAGGGTCATCAAACAGGGCAAG GTGCGCACTGGAGACCTGGGGGGCTATGCCACAAGCGACGAGTTCACCAGGGCCGTCATTGCTAACCTGGCAGTCTAA
- the ptpra gene encoding receptor-type tyrosine-protein phosphatase alpha, which yields MPTSLLQGRMGVCPLLLLLGLALGASAQDHVPITSPPNITAKPTDPPAAPALDFTVARTQAPTGPPTTLAPAVIPVTTITTTTTATTSPAGEEDVQLAGPNATGRLLPVPEPPPPSPTDAPQAPPSTEPPPPPTPAGENNETTAFAPDTPTPDTYIDEEIFTVETETTTEPGMEFTSDTSPQDNNQSDDMPIIAVMVALSSLLVIIFIIIILYMLRFKKYKQAGSHSNSFRMTNGRSDDTELQTVPLLARSPSTNRKYPPLPVDKLEEEMNRRMADDNKLFREEFNALPVCPIQASCDAASKEENKEKNRYVNILPYDHSRVHLSSLEGVPDSDFINASFINGYQEKNKFIAAQGPKEETVNDYWRMIWEQNTATIVMVTNLKERKECKCAQYWPDQGCWTYGNIRVSVEDTMVLVDYTIRKFCIQQVGDVSGKKPQRLVTQFHFTSWPDFGVPFTPIGMLKFLKKVKNCNPQYAGPIVVHCSAGVGRTGTFIVIDAMLDMMIAERKVDVFGFVTRIRAQRCQMVQTDMQYVFIFQALLEHYLYGDTELEVTSLESHMAKLYSPSPGAGCGGLEAEFKKLTSIKIQNDKMRTGNLPANMKKNRVLQIIPYEFNRVIIPVKRGEENTDYVNASFIDGYRQKDSYMASQGPLQHTIEDFWRMIWEWRSCSIVMLTELEERGQEKCAQYWPSDGVVVYGDISIEIKREEESESYTVRDLLVTNNRENKARAVRQFHFHGWPEVGIPTDGKGMINIIAAVQKQQQQSGNHPITVHCSAGAGRTGTFCALSTVLERVKAEGILDVFQTVKSLRLQRPHMVQTLEQYEFCYKVVQEYIDAFSDYANFK from the exons ATGCCAACTTCGCTTCTTCAG GGCAGAATGGGTGTGTGTcccctgctcctgctgctcgGTCTAGCCCTTGGGGCGTCAGCCCAGGATCATGTCCCCATCACAA gtcCTCCAAATATCACTGCCAAACCCACAGACCCCCCTGCCGCACCTGCCCTCGACTTTACAGTCGCACGCACACAAGCCCCCACAGGCCCACCCACAACGCTCGCCCCTGCAGTCATCCCTGTGacgacaataacaacaacaacaacagccaccACAAGCCCAGCTGGTGAGGAGGATGTACAACTGGCGGGTCCCAATGCCACCGGGCGGCTGTTACCAGTCCCTGagcccccacctccctctccaaCTGATGCCCCTCAGGCACCACCAAGCACCgagcccccccctcctcccaccccaGCGGGGGAAAACAACGAGACCACAGCCTTCGCTCCAGACACCCCAACTCCAGACACTTATATTGATGAGGAGATATTCACTGTGGAGACAGAGACCACCACAGAACCTGGGATGGAGTTCACTTCAGACACCAGCCCACAAG ACAACAACCAGTCAGATGACATGCCAATCATAGCGGTCATGGTGGCCCTGTCCTCCCTGCTggtcatcatcttcatcatcatcatcctctacATGCTCAG GTTTAAAAAGTACAAGCAGGCAGGAAGCCATTCAAACTCCTTCAGAATGACCAATGGCAGATCGGATGATACAG AACTCCAGACTGTCCCGCTATTGGCCCGTTCGCCCAGCACAAATAGGAAGTACCCGCCCCTTCCCGTCGACAAGCTCGAGGAAGAAATGAACCGTCGCATGGCTGATGACAACAAGCTCTTCAGGGAGGAGTTTAAT gCGCTGCCAGTCTGCCCCATCCAGGCATCATGCGACGCTGCTTCCAAGGAggagaataaagaaaagaacagaTATGTCAACATCCTGCCAT ATGATCACTCCAGGGTGCATCTCTCATCTCTGGAGGGAGTTCCCGACTCTGACTTTATCAACGCCTCCTTTATAAAT GGTTACCAAGAGAAGAATAAGTTTATTGCTGCTCAAG ggccaaaggaggaaACGGTAAATGACTACTGGCGGATGATCTGGGAGCAGAACACAGCCACCATTGTCATGGTTACCAatctgaaggagagaaaagag TGCAAGTGTGCCCAGTACTGGCCGGACCAGGGCTGTTGGACATACGGGAACATCCGCGTGTCTGTAGAAGACACAATGGTTCTGGTGGACTACACCATCCGCAAGTTCTGCATCCAGCAG gtGGGAGATGTGTCTGGGAAGAAGCCTCAGAGGCTTGTCACCCAGTTCCACTTCACCAGCTGGCCAGACTTCGGGGTGCCCTTCACCCCTATTGGCATGCTCAAGTTCCTCAAGAAAGTCAAGAATTGCAACCCCCAGTATGCCGGGCCCATCGTGGTCCACTGTAG tgcgGGCGTGGGGAGGACGGGTACCTTCATTGTGATCGATGCCATGTTGGACATGATGATCGCAGAGAGGAAGGTGGACGTGTTTGGCTTCGTCACCAGGATCAGAGCCCAGCGCTGTCAGATGGTCCAGACCGAT ATGCAGTATGTGTTCATCTTCCAGGCGTTGTTAGAGCACTACCTATACGGAGACACGGAGCTGGAGGTGACCTCTCTGGAGTCCCACATGGCCAAACTCTACTCCCCCTCACCTGGAGCTGGCTGCGGAGGCTTAGAGGCTGAATTCAag aagctgacatccatcaagATTCAGAATGACAAGATGAGAACAGGCAACCTGCCGGCCAACATGAAGAAGAACAGGGTCCTACAGATCATTCCAT ATGAGTTCAACAGAGTGATCATTCCAGTCAAACGAGGAGAGGAAAACACCGACTACGTCAATGCCTCTTTCATTGAT GGCTACCGTCAGAAGGACTCGTACATGGCGAGCCAGGGCCCCCTGCAGCACACCATAGAGGACTTCTGGAGGATGATCTGGGAGTGGAGAAGCTGCTCCATAGTCATGCTCactgagctggaggagagagggcag GAAAAGTGTGCTCAGTATTGGCCCAGTGATGGAGTGGTGGTCTATGGGGACATCTCCATTGAGAttaaaagggaggaggagagcgagagcTACACGGTGCGTGACCTCCTGGTCACCAACAACAGG GAGAACAAGGCTCGAGCGGTGCGTCAGTTCCATTTCCATGGCTGGCCAGAGGTGGGCATCCCCACTGACGGTAAAGGCATGATCAACATAATCGCTGCAGtgcagaaacaacagcagcagtctggCAACCACCCCATCACTGTGCACTgcag tgctggtGCTGGCCGGACGGGGACTTTCTGTGCATTGAGTACAGTCCTGGAGAGGGTGAAGGCAGAGGGCATCCTGGATGTCTTCCAGACGGTCAAGAGCCTCAGACTGCAGAGACCCCACATGGTGCAGACACTG GAGCAGTACGAGTTCTGCTACAAAGTGGTCCAGGAGTATATTGATGCCTTTTCTGACTACGCCAACTTCAAGTAG
- the gnrh2 gene encoding progonadoliberin-2: protein MCVSRLILLLGLLLCVGAQLSNAQHWSHGWYPGGKRELDSFGTSEISEEIKLCEAGECSYLRPQRRNILRNILLDALARELQKRK, encoded by the exons ATGTGTGTCTCTCGGCTGATTTTGCTGCTTGGGCTGCTTCTATGTGTGGGGGCTCAGCTGTCCAACGCCCAGCACTGGTCCCATGGTTGGTACCCCGGAGGCAAGAGGGAGCTGGACTCTTTTGGCACGTCAGAG atTTCAGAGGAGATTAAGCTGTGTGAGGCAGGAGAATGCAGCTACTTGAGACCCCAGAGGAGGAATATTCTGAGAAACATTCTT TTGGATGCCTTAGCCAGAGAGCTCCAGAAGAGAAAGTGA